The nucleotide sequence GGGGCAGGCATTGCCTGGCAGGGGGCGATCCTGCTGACACGATCGGTAGAGAATGCACAGCTCCGGGACAATGTACAGCAGCAAGAAAACCCACGCGTTGGTGACCAGCGCGATGCAGATGACGGGGTCGTCCCACTGGGGCTGCCGCTGGAGCTGTGTGTTGCCCCTCATGAGCATGGAGATCCACACCACCCAGATGATGATGGAGACGAGCACGGTGACAAAGATGAACCTGCCATGCTGCTTCCAGTTCTCACAAGGGCCGCAGAAGGTGGTCTTGGAGACAAAGAACGTGAGGGCCATCAGGAAGAGGACGTAGACCAGGAGGACCACGAAGTCCACGTTGAGCTGATAGGGTGTCATGTGCACAAACATGCCACCCCTGGTCATGATGAGAGTCACGTACTCAATGGCGATGATGGTCTGCAACAGGCTGACACCAATAGCAATGCACAGAATTGTCGTCCAAGAGAAGGAGACTCGACCCCGGACCAGCTTCACCAGGTTGGAGGCGTGAGCCAAGAGGCACGAgaagcagagagcaaagaggaccCCAAAGAGAAAGTAGCGGATGGGGGCAGTCTGCTGATTCAGCTGGATGATGAAGGCAAAAGCAAGGCCAAAGAGCCCCAGCACACCCAGGAGGAAGAGGAACTGGGTGGGGAGGACATTCCAGTGGGCGCAGTCTTGGACCCTTCTCATGAGGAAGAGAAACGCCAGGAGCAGCATGACTGTAACCACTATGCCAACTGCTGCCAGGGACTCCAGAACAATGCCCCATGCTCCCCCAGTGTCACAGAGGAAGTAATAGTCCCCCgtggactccttgcagtcctcATACATGGTGACTTGTTGGTAGGTCACTAGAATGATCTTCTTTTCCCCTGCAAAAAAAACCAAGATGAAACAAACACGACTTTACCTTTACCCACAGGAACGTCTGTTGGGTAGTCCTGGACAGGACACTATAATATCTCTGATTCCCAGATGAAGATGCCTGGACACATTGAATGAAATAGCTCAGAACTATCCACCCCTCAAAACTATCCTAGCTCTGTCCTGCTAGGAAAGGAGAACCATCTTCACTTGAGGACTCTGGATCATTCATGGATTTCATGTCATAATTTCCACCAAGGCTTTTTGAAGCCTAAGGcagaatttttttcataaagatGGGCTGTGTGACAACGTGTGTATGATTGCTGGACTCCAGTTATAGCAGGCTCCAGAACAAGGGTTGTCAACATTAATGGACCATTTGATCATTTAAGACATGAAGTGCTCCTCAAAGGAGACAGGCTCTTCCCAGTCATTTTAATGACTGTTCCTTCTTTTAATTCAAGTCAATCCAACACATTATGCTTAAATATCCGCTGTTCATTTGTCAAAGAATTTTACAAAGTGGtctctgccctcaatttttttgGAGTGTAGCACCAAACTCTGTCTTGAGTAGGGTtgtctagaaaaaaaatcacacatattCATTTGGAAACAAGTACCTAGCAGCTGAATACCCCTAGTTCCACTCCTCTTTGGTTATTCCCAAGCCAGCTGGCTTGAGTGACCCAGGCTGACAGCTGAGGGCATGGTCCCTTCATTCCCACTTACCTCCTCTGTGTCCACGCTGGAGGCTGAGGCTGTAGTGGCTGCGAGGTTGTAACTGCCAATGAGTAAGAAAGAGACAACCTCAGCGTCTTTAATCTCTCCCCAAATGGGCGGAAGGATGGAGGCACCCACTGGGGTTCCTACAGCGCCTATAAAAAGAACCGGAAGGTCAGAAAGACACACCTATTCAAGTTTCCCAGCAGCCTGTCTACAGAGATTTCTTTGGTGAGAAcaactgtttttcattttactgCTAACCAGAGGCACCTTGACCTTAGGGAGGTCCTGAAGGGGGTGTGGCTTTAGGAAAGACTGCCTCTTCCCCACAGGTGCAGATGTGATGGGGGGCTGCAAAGGCCTTCCCTTGGCCACATGAGGACACGTTGTTCTTCTTCTGACCTACTCCCTACAAAGAGCTTCTCAAGTGGCTCggtgggcttctcaagtggctcagtggtaaggaatctgcctgcaatgcaggagactcgggtactatccctggatcaggaagatcccctggaaaaggaaatggcaacccactccagtgttcttgcctggaaaattccatggacagaggagactggcaggatacagttcatgaggttgcaagagttggacatgacttagtgactaaactaccaccactcCCTACAAAGTCATCTCCAGAGTATTTCCCACATCTTTATTTTGATCTTAAGATCCAAAGGAGCATCCTTTCCAAAGGAATCAAAGGTTGGCTGAGCCATAAAGGATTAGAAGGATCATGCACATTAAAAGGTCCACTGGTTGCCATCTCTGTGACTTCAGGGAAATATGACTTTTCTACTCTGCCACTTTCCTCTCCTTTGGAGGTCCTTCCTCAAGCTTTGGCTGCGCATAAGGTGGGGGCTCTACCTGGACCAGCTCTTCCAGGATTGCCAAGGCCTTTGGTATAACTTCCCTCTCTCCTTGCTCCCCTCACCCTTATCAGAATGCACTCTTATTGGATCTCATTCCATTGAGGCTTTCCCAGGGCCCAAGACAGAAGAATGTGCAATTAACAGTTCCAGCTCATATTGGTATaacatattctttttctcttgtggTGATGTATAACACAGCACACAGGACAGGGTCCAGGCTATCTGACCACAGGCCACCCCTAATCCCCCCTTCAAATTTACTTACTCTTTGGTTCTTTTCCTGgatatttgcattaaaaaaaaaaagtttggaggttttagtttcattttttaaattaataatttttaaaattttaattcaatttaataaaaaattttattggggtatagttgatttacaatgttggttttctgtgtatagcaaagtgaatcaattatacatatacctaCATCATCTCtttctttggattcttttcctgtataggccattatagagtattgagtagagttccctgtactgttCAGTAGGTTCCTACTACTTatctataattaatttttaaaaattgaaaatatagttgatttacaatgttgtgttatttcaTGTCTGAACCACttgactgtgtgtatatatatattatttttcatcttcttttccattatggtttattatgggTTATCGAATATATGCATATTtgcttctaaaatattatttacttattcattttttggcatgtggtatcttagttccttggccaggaattgaacctgcacctctgcagtggaagcatggagtattAACtgatgaaccaccagggaagctccaacaGAGGACTTCTGAAGACCCTAATCAGTACTTTTTAGTGTGGTTTCAAGTCTCCCCATGATCCAGCCCCTCTTTCCACCATCCAACcatatttctttctcctctccaggCCTTGTTTTTCATTCAGGTCAGTTTTCTCCCTCTCATCTGCTCACCTTTTCTTAGAGGTTGTCCCTGTGCTGAACTGCCTTTTATTCTACTCCCATTTATCCTCTGTGCTCGATTCCCATTGATCCTGCTTCTTACCCAAGTACTTTCCCTGCCTTGGAGATCTAGTTCATCTTATCTCCTCTGTGAGCGTTCCTTCCTACCCTCATCACTCTGGCCCTCACTGATCACTCCCTCAGGGAACTTCACAGTCTGTACTGTCCAAAGTtatggaaataatattttctgcccattttatttgtattaataaatgtatgaataactataataaataaaatgaatttaaataataaataataataaaacagaaacagactcacagacttagtgaaggaacttatggttaccaggggagaaggatgaaggaagggataatcagggagtttgggattgacatctgctatatttaaaatgtataaccaacaaagtcctactgtatagcacagggaactctgctcagtgctatgtggcagcctggatggaaggggagtttagtgagaatggatacatgtatagtgTGGTTTCAAGTTTCCTTGTGATCTGGGCCATGTAGGACTGGGTCCCTTTGCattccacctgaaactatcataacgttgttaatcagctataccctgatacaaaataaaaagttaaaaaataataaataataacaaaaacaattgttgttgttgttgttgttcagttactaaatcACGtgtgactctgcaatcccatggactgcagcatgccaggcttccctgtccttcaccgtctcctggagtttgttcaaactcaagtctgttgagctggtgatgccatccaaccatctcatcctctatcatccccttttccagccctcgatctttcccaacgtcagggtcttttccaataaaaacaatacatttattaatttcttttatttgtaaTTCATCCCTTTGGTTAGATTTATAGTTGCTTGGGTGTTAGGCTCCACATTTTATGTCCTTATAGCACCTGGCCCTGCAGGGAGCACCTCCTAGGTGATGGATGAACTGATTAATGGAAGGATTCTAAGGATAGAATTCCAGGCCACATGAAGTTACTTTTTAGTAGTGTGCTTTTCCAACCCATGATTTTAAATGGAAGCCACCTGAGATAAGAATTTTAACAAACTCTGGACAAATTCATTCTGAAGTGGTATTCTATCATCTAGAATCTCCTTAACTTtaaaaagctgtgtttttttcccccactttgagAGAAGACTATTTTAGGGAGAAGCGTCCTCCCCTTTTCTCACTTTGGGCACAATCACAGTTTGTCTTAAGCTGTAAAAGCTTTTCTATAAAGTTTACATTAAGGGTAAAGGGATTTTCCAGATGCAGAAATATGACATCTGGGAAGATTCACCCAAAGACACGTGTGAATGGTGAAGTTGCTGTTAGACCAGCAGGAGAGGATTTCCCATTAATTCTTCCAAGATGACCATTTTGGTGACCTttggaggagagacagagaaggtcAACCCCTTTGGCTTTAGTCATGGGCATTCCTCACTGTTGTGAGGTTAGAGTTCCTGGCATACTTGTCTTCTAAGGAGATTCCTCCTGACCCCCTGATGGCTTGAGGCAGGTGAATTAAGGGTTAATGACCACAAAGCCCTTTGAGCACCTTAGATAAAAGAACTGTCTCAAGTactaattattgttattttaaaatctagggTAATAAAGTTAGCCCATCTTCTCTAGGCCCTAAGCAAAGAGGGCTCTCTTTGCCTACACGCAAGCAAATTACTCACATCtccttccttttgtcttttatgCTGTGACCACATCACACCAAACAGCTCAGGCTTTGATGAATCAAAGTATATTGATTACAAGTCCattaaaaacagagataaaaCTGTCAAGAGGCCAAACGCCTTTTGCCAAACATCTTTttgtgttgtttccttctcctagaAACAAGCTGGAGGGAATGTTAGAGGTGACCTAATCTAACCctttcattaataataataaggaaGCCACCATGATAATAGGAGGATTTTAACAACAGGGAGGCAGAGACCCAGAGAGATAAAGGGAGGTACCCAAGGGGTGGGATGTTAGGGGAGACAGCCAGCATTGTCTGACTCCTGGTCCCATTCTTGCTGCTGTACCAGGTTACTTTCCTGATATGTTTCATATTGTGAGGACAAGCCCTAGGAGGAATAAGCCCTTAGATGTGGCAAATGGGTCaggatcagaaagaaagaaaaatgttgattAGGAGAATGCATCACATACCCTTTATCCCAAAACagctgtcattgttgttcagtcgctcagtagtgtccaactctttgtgaccccatgaactgcaacataccagccttccctgtccttcactatctcccggagtttgctcaaacctatgtccattgagttggtgatgccattcaaccatctcatcctctgtcgtccccttctcctcctgccttcaatctttcccagcatcaggatcttttccaatgagtcagctctttgcgtcaggaggccaaaatattggagcttcagctgtcCCGGTAAACATGTGAGGACCAGCTATATGAGATGGGTTGATCGGGCTGGGAGGAACATCTCTGATTCTTTTGCTCACTGGCCTTTCCAGGTCTGGCTTCACGGATTGCCCCCAGTGTAGTTGTTTAGGGCACAGTACACAGAAGGCTCCTGTGCTTAGAGTCTAATGTCCCGCCATCACCATCttcaaattcttaataatttaatcttgaatttgtgttttatttatttttaatgaaaaagctATTGgcttaaacaatttttttaaagaaatttattgcATTTGAGATTTTAAATCCCCTATGTGGgcttgaactggtgtctcctgcagtggaaaggtggagtcttaacccttGAACCACCAGGAATTCCCTGaatttgttttatgaatgaaGTCAGATGGTACTTGGAGCTTTGGCTCATGCATAATCCTGCCTTCCATCTCTTTTGTGTCTCATCACCTGTCTCTCTCCCTGGGACAGGTTCTTGGCCACCCTCTCTCTGCCACCCCTTGGGGGCCCCAGGGCCCCTGGTTTCCCCATTTCTGCCCCTGTCCCTAGACTCCCTCCACACTCCACCTGGGCTCACCTGTCTGACATGGGTTGGGGTGATAGACCTTGGAAAGGGGGGATTGATTTATGTCCAGGCAGGAtactacattttcattttgcactgggtcatgcaaattatgcttttgaactgttgtgttggagaagactcttgagagtcccttggacttcaaggagatcaaaccagtccatcctaaaggaaattaatccagaatattcattggaaggactgatgctgaagctgaaactccaataccttggccccTGAcacaaagaacttactcattggaaaagaccctgatgctgggaaagattgaaggcaggaggagaaggggatgacagaggatgagatggttgaatggcatcaccgactcaatggacatgagtttgaacaggctctgggagttggtgatggacagggaagcctggcgtactagagtccatggggttgtaaagagttggacacaactctgcAACTAAACTGATGCAAATTATGTAACTAGCCCTGGTCATCTCCTTCAATTTTCTGGCATATGATAGCTAACTCGATCAATTTCCTATCAGGATGTTAATATTGTAGagtttaattgtattttataatgTGAAGTTATTAATAGTTGTGAAGAATTACAGTGTTTTATTTGGGTCAGGAAACTGTGAAAACTCTCAACCAAGCCTTATTTAATTAATAGGGGTATTTGGGGGAGGGAAGTTATCTGacatttttctccagtttttgcctattataacatttaaattgaactaatatgttgttgttgagtcactaagttgtgtccaactctttgcaaccccatggactgtagcctgccaggctcctctgtccatggaatgtcccAGGCAACAGCACTGTAGTGggctgacattttcttctccaggggatcttcccaacccagggatcgaacctaggtctcctgcattggcaggcggattctttaccaccgagccaccagggaagccctaactaatATATACATTGCTATTATAGTGAGttgttttatcattattataagAAAGCAGATGATGAGAAAAATATAGAGGTATGTTCAAATTCAACTTCTGGATCTGGAAGTGTAAACATGacaatactgaaaaaaatgttgattaataaaaaaatttatttcatttgagCTGTATTCTGAAAAGTAGATGCAGGATCTTATAATGAAGattatttaaatgtgattttaaaaatatgcaaaacttAACAGAAGTGAGACTCAACATATAATCTataatgaaatttttataaaggaaaacttaaaatcttcaaaattaaaaacatatccaGGGAAACAACATGGTATCCTGTCACTAAATCCCACTCATATTTCCAAAGGTGAAATACATGAATTTATCAGTGATTCCTAAGTTGTTATCTACTGTTAATAAAAGACGCTTCTAATCATCTATTTAGcaatatactgtgtgtgtgtgtgtgtgtgtgcgttcagTGGCTAATTTCGGGCCGACTCTTTgcagactccatggactgtagcccaccaggctcttctgtccatgaggttctccaggcaagaatactggaatggattgccatttccttctccaggggatctgcccaacccagaaatcaaacctgtgtctacagcattagcaggtagattctttatcattgaaccctcagttcagttcagtcgctcagtcgtgtctgactctttgcgactccatgaaccccagcacgccaggcctccctgtccatcaccaactcccagagtccacctaaacccatgtccattgagtcagtgatgccatcctaccatctcatcctctgtcgtccccttctcctcctgccctcaatctttcccagcatcagggtcttttcccatgagtcagttgttctaatcaggtggccaaagtattggagtttcagcttcaacatcagtccttccaacgaacacccaggactgatctcctttaggatggactggttggatctccttgcagtccaagggaccctcaagagtcttctccaacaccacagttcaaaagcatcaattcttctgcgctcatctttctttatagtccaactctcacatccatacatgaccactggaaaaactatagccttgactagatggacctttgttgacaaagttatgtgtctgctttttaatatgctgtctaggttggccataactttccttccaaggagtaagtgtcttttaatttcatggctgcaatcaccatctgcagtgattttggagcccagaaaaataaagtcagccactgtttccactgtttccccatctatttcccatgaagtgatgggatgggatgctatgatcttagttttctgaaggttgagctttaagccaactttttcactctcctctttcatttttatcaagaggctctgtagttcttcactttcttccacaagggtggtgtcatctgcatatctgaggttattgatatttctcccggcaatcttgattccagcttgtgcttcatccagcccagcatttctcatgatgtactctgcatagaagttaaataagcactgtgacaatatacagccttgacatattccttttcctatttagaaccagtctgctgttccatgtccagttctgactgttgcttcctgacctgcatacaggtttctcaagaggcaggtcaggtggtctggtattcccatctctttcagaattttccacagtttattgtgatccacacagtcaaaggctttggcatagtcaataaagcagaaatagatgtttttctggaactctcttgctttttcgatgatccagcggattttggcaatttgatctctggttcctctgccttttctaaaaccagcttgaacatctggaagttcacagttaacatattgctgaagcctggcttggagaattttgagcattactttttactagcgtgtgagatgagtgcaattgtgcaatttgagcattctttggcattgcctttctttgggattggaatgaaaactgacctttcccagtcctgtggccactgctgagttttccaaatttgctggcatattgagtgcagcactttcacagcatcatctttcaagatttgaaatagttcaacttgaattccatcacctccactagctttgtttgtagtgatgcttcctaaggcccacttgaaccCTTAGGGGAGCCCAATAATATATTAggtggcaaaaaagaaagaaaaaaaaaacgggACATACAGCTGCTAAAAATTCTTTCAGGATATATGTTGTTGtattagatgctcagttgtgcccagctctttgtgaccccatgggatcacaccaggatcctctgtccatgggattttccaggcaaagatactggggtggtttgccatttcattctccaggagatcttcccaacccagggatcgaacttgtgtctcctgcaatgcaggcagattctttaccaactgagctaccagggaagccccatggaataGTAGATATGATTTTTGAGGATAAAAATGATAAACcagctaacaatgaaaaattatacCTCTTAGTATCCCATAACAGTTCATCAAATCTGTATTACTACAGAACATAGGAAGCAACTTTTAAACGCAATTACTGTATGATGTAGAGTCTGTGATTCAGCTTGATAAAAGCACTGTTGAAAATTGCCAGCACTTTTGGTGAGATTCAAAATGAGtggaaaaaacaatttttatagaGGATTTCTTGTGCTGTTTAATTTCACTCACACTGGATGAAGTATGATCTCTGAGATGcaaaaatatattgttaattCAACTGTTTAAACTAGAAAAACTGTAAAGGAGTTATAAACTTAGACAACAAATGTGACCAAAAATATGGCAGAGTTGTAAAAAATGGTTGAAAATGGCTAACAACCCTGGTTTATTCATCATGAAGCTTTGCAACCTAAAGATATTTTACTTGAACCTCATGAATTTCTTGAAATCAAATGAAATGCCAGTGAGCAAAACTTTTAGACATATTTTGTTCACATGTTGGAACTGACTATATCCACTTACTGCACACGGTGGAATTCCTGGTTGCCAGAAGGTACTAAGCTGAGCATAATATATAAACTCAGAAATAAGATGTCGATTTCTTGAGTTGAAAAACTATCTCACTTGGCCAATATTTACGTGATATTTGGATAATAAAAGCGCACTTTTAACTGCTTTTTTGAACATTCTTGAGTACAATTTTGGAAGAAAACCATGGTATATTTTAACATGTCAAACACATTTGAAGATTCCAAGAAATGTGGCAGTTTTAAAAGAGGGTTGTAATTCATCAAGAGATGGGGTCGAATTCCCCTCCACTTGAAGCTCTGGCTGGCCTTAGTGATTCTCTTGTAACCAATAAAATGGGGTGGAGGTGATGATATGCGATTTCTGCCAAGGCTAGGTCAAAATGTGCCTTCCAGCTTTAGTTTTGGTCCCTTGGACTACTCTGGATTCTTTCTTCTGAGACACAGCTTCCTTGTTCTGAGAAGCCCAAGCCACACAAGAGACTACACGCAGGTTCTCCGGTCAACATCACCAGCTGACGCCAGCCTCCCAGCAATCATGGCCAAAGGACCAGACATGGGAATGGAAGTCTGCTGGGAAATGGATTCTCTTGTTTCAGCAGTTCAATCAAATCTTCGATGAACGGAATTTATGTATTTGTCAAATGCAAGACATACTTGCTTTGCTATGAGTTTTCTACAAGTTCAAGTTTATTTCTAAAGAGTTCTAAAATAGCCTAGTTGAAGCCAAAGGCACATATCCCTGAATGATCAGGTAATCTCAGAGGCACCAGCATTCCATCGAAAAGGATGTTCATTCCAaagtctttaaattttctttataatcGGAGTAATTCTAGCTGATGCATATTTTCAACATGATTGCAATACAGAGAATGGAATGCTATAAAGTCAGTTTGAATGAAATAAAGTTAGAGATATGCATTTTTACATCTCGCTTTTCTCTCATGGTCACAATCATAACTTTTTAGAGGAAAATATGAAGCTTGAAAGAAAAACGTGAATAAAAGATCCTTGCTTTTCAAAACTATAAATCAATAATTGAACAAGGAAGAGAATAAATgacttcatttaattcttacactACATTATGTTTATCATGTAGattaagattaaagaaaaaatttctggTGCTAAATATTAAAGATTACTATATTACCAATCACAACAACCTATTTGGGTGAATTTTTAGGGTTTTAAATTTTGgttggatttaaaaaaagaaagaaccaggTCCAATAGTGTATCA is from Bubalus bubalis isolate 160015118507 breed Murrah chromosome 4, NDDB_SH_1, whole genome shotgun sequence and encodes:
- the GPRC5D gene encoding G-protein coupled receptor family C group 5 member D isoform X1, with translation MYEDCKESTGDYYFLCDTGGAWGIVLESLAAVGIVVTVMLLLAFLFLMRRVQDCAHWNVLPTQFLFLLGVLGLFGLAFAFIIQLNQQTAPIRYFLFGVLFALCFSCLLAHASNLVKLVRGRVSFSWTTILCIAIGVSLLQTIIAIEYVTLIMTRGGMFVHMTPYQLNVDFVVLLVYVLFLMALTFFVSKTTFCGPCENWKQHGRFIFVTVLVSIIIWVVWISMLMRGNTQLQRQPQWDDPVICIALVTNAWVFLLLYIVPELCILYRSCQQDRPLPGNACPLPTYERSFRAENQELSRARDSDGTEEDVALTAYGSPHSAADC
- the GPRC5D gene encoding G-protein coupled receptor family C group 5 member D isoform X2, with translation MYEDCKESTGDYYFLCDTGGAWGIVLESLAAVGIVVTVMLLLAFLFLMRRVQDCAHWNVLPTQFLFLLGVLGLFGLAFAFIIQLNQQTAPIRYFLFGVLFALCFSCLLAHASNLVKLVRGRVSFSWTTILCIAIGVSLLQTIIAIEYVTLIMTRGGMFVHMTPYQLNVDFVVLLVYVLFLMALTFFVSKTTFCGPCENWKQHGRFIFVTVLVSIIIWVVWISMLMRGNTQLQRQPQWDDPVICIALVTNAWVFLLLYIVPELCILYRSCQQDRPLPGNACPLPTYERSFRAENQELSRDC